From Acidobacteriota bacterium, a single genomic window includes:
- a CDS encoding ABC transporter ATP-binding protein — translation MSSSDQPLLRLEGVTKVFLTDEVETHALSGIHLEINRGEYISIGGPSGCGKSTLLSILGLLDTPSDGNYLLAGKPVADLTLSERARIRNREVGFIFQSFNLIGDLTVFENVELPLTYRGLKAIERKKRVVEALERVGMAHRGKHLPSQLSGGQQQRIAVARAVAGDPLILLADEPTGNLDSTNGEAVMDLLRELHQQGATICMVTHDQRYAAHADRSVHLFDGRVIQEGEAKEKVLAMH, via the coding sequence ATGAGTTCATCCGATCAACCGCTTCTTCGACTCGAAGGAGTGACCAAGGTGTTTCTCACCGACGAGGTCGAGACTCACGCGCTTTCGGGCATACACCTCGAAATCAACAGGGGCGAGTACATCTCGATTGGCGGGCCCTCAGGTTGCGGCAAATCGACGCTGCTCTCAATCCTTGGTTTGCTGGACACGCCCTCGGACGGCAACTACTTGCTCGCGGGCAAGCCCGTCGCCGACCTGACGCTCTCCGAGCGCGCGCGCATTCGCAATCGCGAAGTCGGGTTCATTTTTCAAAGCTTCAATCTGATAGGCGACCTCACGGTGTTTGAAAACGTCGAGTTGCCTCTGACCTATCGCGGCTTGAAGGCGATCGAGCGCAAGAAGCGCGTAGTTGAAGCCCTCGAACGAGTCGGCATGGCTCACCGAGGCAAGCATCTTCCCAGCCAGTTGTCAGGCGGTCAGCAGCAACGCATCGCAGTCGCGCGCGCGGTGGCCGGAGATCCGCTCATCCTGCTCGCCGACGAGCCGACAGGCAACCTCGATTCGACTAACGGCGAAGCGGTGATGGACCTGCTTCGCGAGCTGCATCAACAAGGCGCGACGATCTGCATGGTCACTCACGATCAGCGATATGCCGCGCACGCGGATCGAAGCGTGCACCTCTTCGACGGTCGCGTCATTCAAGAAGGCGAAGCGAAAGAGAAAGTATTAGCGATGCACTGA
- a CDS encoding BrnT family toxin, whose protein sequence is MRFQFDPAKAASNLKKHRVSFADAEGLFYDPLAIHLLDHDSQDEERFVAVGTGSAGQVLVVYAFRGEEIRLISARHATPHEVTEYEG, encoded by the coding sequence GTGCGCTTCCAGTTCGACCCTGCAAAAGCCGCAAGCAATTTGAAGAAGCACAGGGTTTCGTTCGCCGACGCGGAAGGTCTCTTCTATGATCCGCTTGCGATACATCTCCTTGATCACGATTCCCAGGACGAAGAGCGCTTCGTCGCGGTCGGTACGGGTAGCGCGGGACAAGTCTTAGTCGTTTATGCGTTTCGTGGTGAGGAGATCCGGCTTATCTCGGCTCGCCACGCAACGCCACACGAGGTGACAGAATATGAAGGCTGA